Within Chelatococcus sp. HY11, the genomic segment GTGGTAGCCAAGCCGCACCCGGCTCCACGCGATCAGGAGAATGAGCAAAAACCCGCCAGCGGCGAACAAGGCCTTCGTGAGGAGCGATCTGCCACCCGACAGGCTGATCGCCAGCCCACCGTAGACGATAATGCTGAGCGCCACATGTCCGCTCGGGCTGCGGATGCGATCACCCGTCAGCAGGTCGCCGCAGACGTGAAACGCCAGCTTGGCAAAGCCCGTCAGTCCCATGCCGGCGATGAGGAGGATGCACCACTGAAGCGCCAGGCGACGATGGCCCCCCAACCAGCAGAACAGGGTGATAACGAGGCCGACCGGCAACAGGACGCCCACATCGCCTAGTCCCGTCACCCGGTGCAGCATATCGATCGCAATCCATTCTCTTCAGCTGGCACGCACCCTAAAGCGTGCGCCCTTAAAAGGGGACCTGCTTCGTTGAGAAAGGATCGCAAATTGTCGTCAGGCGAGGGTCGACCGGCTCCGGCGCCAAGGGCCTGGCAACGGTTATATCATTGTCCGCCCACTCTCATCGGAGGGGGCGAACTACCCCCGCTCGTGGAGCAGGAGGCGGGAAACGCGGTCGGTCGGCCGTATTCCGTCACCGCACGACTGCTCGCCGCGATCAGAAGGCGTTCCGGTAGGAATGGGGGTGGAACACCGTCATGGCCATGATCTTGATGTCGAGCCACAGGGTCCAGTTGTCGATGTAGTAGAGATCAAACTCAACCCGCTTTTCCATCTTCGAGTCCGTGTCGGTCTGGCCACGATAGCCGTTCACCTGCGCCCAGCCCGTGATTCCGGGTTTCATATTATGACGCCGGGCGTAGGAGCCGATCTTCGTCTCATATTCCCGATCGTGAGCCAGCGCGTGTGGCCTCGGGCCGACGATCGACATATGGCCTTTGAGGACGTTGATCAGCTGCGGCAGTTCGTCGAGATTCCAGCGACGCAGGAGGCGGCCGATGCGTGTCACCCTCGGATCGTTGCGGGTCGCCTGCTGGACGACATCACCGTCATCCTGGGTGGTCATCGTGCGGAACTTGTAGATGCGGAACTCCTTCTGGTTGAAGCCGAAGCGCCGCTGCACGAACAGCGCCGGCCCCTTGGAGTCCATCCGCACGAGCACCGCCACGAGCAGCATCAGCGGAGACAGCATGATGAGAGCAAGACTTGCGACGACGATGTCGAAGCAACGCTTGAGAATGACTTCGTAAGGCGCCAGCGGCGGACGGGCCAGTTGCAGGCTGGACAGCGGGCCGCGCTGCACCAGGCTCACGTCCTCGAAGCGCTCGAGGATCCGTTCCGGGCTCAGATGGATCTCAGCCGGTATCTTGGAGAAGGCCTTGACGGTCTCGTCGATGGTCACCAGATCCGACCAGGGCAGCGCGATGAAAACCGAGTCGGAGTTCAGGCGCCGCGCGCTTTCAACAGCATAGCGCAGGCTAGCCACCATATCCTTCGCGGCATCTCCACCCTGGCGCGGCCCGATGATGGCGGTGCCGACCACCTTCACGCCGAATTCAGCCGGCCGGTAGCGCTTCAGGAAAGCGGCGATATCGCTTTGGCCCCCAACCACATAGAGGCGCTGGCCGGCGATCAGGCCGCGATTATTGGCTGCGGATACCAGGGTGACCATGACATAGCGGCCGGCGAGCAGCGCAAGCGGGCAAACGGCGTAGAGCAGGAGAAAGGCGCCCCGGGAATAGTTTTCCGAGGTCTTCAGGACGAAAAGGAGCAGAACGACCGACAGAAACGCCAGCGTCCACAGGCGCATCACGCTCGTGAAATGCGAGCGGAACGAAAGATAGCGCGTGTGACCGTAGGCGCCCGAGAGAGCGCCAAAAGCGACGAACAGGACAGCGGTCGCAAGGCCCGCGTTGAGGAAGAGCGCAAGGGGCCCCGCATCGCCGTAGGCGATCCAATGGTAGACGACACCCGTCAACCAGGAGGCGCCGACGATGACGGCGATGTCACCCGCGAACGCGGCGGCCGAGAACACGTTTCGCGAGAGCGTGGTGCCCTCGCTGGGAAAATCAGCCTGCGTCGAAATGGTGTCTGTCTTGGACATAACCGCTGCCCCTAACGAACTCTTTCGGACAGCACCTTGTCTCTTAATGAAACAATTACCGTCCTCTGCCAT encodes:
- a CDS encoding phosphatase PAP2 family protein, which produces MLHRVTGLGDVGVLLPVGLVITLFCWLGGHRRLALQWCILLIAGMGLTGFAKLAFHVCGDLLTGDRIRSPSGHVALSIIVYGGLAISLSGGRSLLTKALFAAGGFLLILLIAWSRVRLGYHTRSEVLAGFLLGGFCLAAFAATYRQERLSIVSFVLIAVVLAALAYLLRQFSLTPEHHVQDLAEQIQQWLDVCR
- a CDS encoding undecaprenyl-phosphate glucose phosphotransferase, whose protein sequence is MSKTDTISTQADFPSEGTTLSRNVFSAAAFAGDIAVIVGASWLTGVVYHWIAYGDAGPLALFLNAGLATAVLFVAFGALSGAYGHTRYLSFRSHFTSVMRLWTLAFLSVVLLLFVLKTSENYSRGAFLLLYAVCPLALLAGRYVMVTLVSAANNRGLIAGQRLYVVGGQSDIAAFLKRYRPAEFGVKVVGTAIIGPRQGGDAAKDMVASLRYAVESARRLNSDSVFIALPWSDLVTIDETVKAFSKIPAEIHLSPERILERFEDVSLVQRGPLSSLQLARPPLAPYEVILKRCFDIVVASLALIMLSPLMLLVAVLVRMDSKGPALFVQRRFGFNQKEFRIYKFRTMTTQDDGDVVQQATRNDPRVTRIGRLLRRWNLDELPQLINVLKGHMSIVGPRPHALAHDREYETKIGSYARRHNMKPGITGWAQVNGYRGQTDTDSKMEKRVEFDLYYIDNWTLWLDIKIMAMTVFHPHSYRNAF